The following nucleotide sequence is from Saccharothrix texasensis.
TTCCGCATCGGCAGCCTCGACCAGACCACCGGCGGCACCCTGGCCACCGCCACCCAGATCATCCAGCACCCCTCGGTCGACCTGGCCCTGGCGCGGCTGGACCGGTCGGTGTCGGGCACCTACGCGCCGCTGGGCACGACCACCGCGGTGGCCGTCGGCCAGACCGTGCAGCTCTACGGCTGGGGCGCGACCTGCACCAACCAGCCGGAGATCAACTGCCAGGCCCGCTACCTCAAGTACGCCAACACCCGCGTGACCTCGGTCAACGGGCGTGACTACCGCGGCGGCATCGCGATCTCGGTGTCCCGCATCGACGGCATCGCGGCCGGCGGCGACTCGGGCGGCCCGATGTTCGCCACCAGCCCGGTCGACGGCCGTCGCTACCAGGTCGGCGTCGCCTCCACCAGCGACCGCTCCAGCCGGTCGAACTACACCGCCGTCACCCGCTACCGCGACTGGATCCGCTCCTACGCCGGCGTGTGAGCAGACTCCCCGGCCGAGGGGGCAGGTACCTCTCCCCCTGCGCCGCCCCCTCGGCCGGGGCACCACGGTTTGATCCGGCGCCACTCACCAGTCACAATCACCGTGCGTGTTCACATTTGGTGGATGGACACGAACGGAGTAGCCAGATACGGTCTGGCAGGCGTTCGCGCCGCTCCTGGTGCAGGCAGGGTGAGGTGCGCAGTGCAGAACCCCCCGAGGTGGGTGTCGACCAACGGTGACGTCGAGCGCCCCAACGTGGCCCGGCTCTACGACTACTACCTCGGTGGCGCGCACAACTTCGCGGTCGACCGCGAGTTCGCCGACCGGTCGATGAACGAGATCCCGACCGCCGCCATGGTCCAGCACACCCGCTCGTTCCTGCGCCGGGCCGTCCGGCTGTGCGTGGCCCAGGGCATCCGGCAGTTCCTCGACCTCGGCTCCGGCATCCCCACCGCGGGCAACGTGCACGAGGTCGCCCAGCGGTCCGACCCGGCGTGCCGCGTGGTGTACGTGGACAACGAGCCCGCCACCGTGGCCCACAGCCGCACCATGCTGCGCGACAACGCGGGCGCGGCCATCGCCGAGGCCGACATCCGGGACGTGGGCGCGGTGCTCGACGCGCCCGAGGTCCGCGAGCTGCTCGACCTGACGCGGCCGGTCGCCGTGCTGATGGTGGCGATCCTGCCGTACCTCGCCGACGAGGACCGCCCGGTCGAGCTGGTCCGCCGCTACCGCGACGTGCTCGCCGACGGCAGCTACCTGGTGATCAGCCACCTGACCGCGGACGAGCAGCCCGAGCTGGTGCGCAAGGTGGTGGGCGTGGCCGCCGAGACGGACTCGCCGATCGTGGCGCGGTCCAAGTCGGACGTCGAGGCGATGCTCGAGGGCTTCGACCTGCTCGACCCCGGGCTGGTGCTGGCGACGAAGTGGCGTGGCGAGGGCGAGCCGGAGTCCGGCGCCGAGGCCGTCACCTACGGCGCGGTGGGCGTGAAGCGGCCGACCGCCGGCTGACGTGCGCCGACGGCTGGGGCGAGGGGACCGCCTGCGCCCTCCGCTGATCGCGCTGCCCGGGATCGAGGCGGTGCCCTGCGGGCGGTGAGCGCCGGTTCGGTCCGCCGCGGGCCATCGCGTGCTGGATCGTGGGTCAGCGTCGTGGGCCTGGCCGCGTCCGCCGTCGTGCCGGCGGCGGACGGTCGGATCACGGCCGACCAGGAGAGGGCTTTCCGGCCTCGCCGAGCAGCCGGGTCTGCTCCTTCAGCACGGCGACCGCGCGGACGACCCAGTCCGCGATGACCTTCTGCTCCTCGGGGGCGTAGCGCGCGCTCAGCTCGTCCATGGCCGCGCTGAGCCCGGCGAAGACCTGCCCGAACGCGCCGGGGACGGCGCTGATCACCACCCGCCTGCGGTCGCCGGGATCGGGTTCGCGCCGCACCAGGCCCGCGCGTTCGAGCCGGTCGGCGACGCCGGTGACCGCGCCGGGCGTCAGGTTGATCTCCTTGGCCAGCTCGCCCGCCGTCAGCGGGCCCTTGCCCGCGATGAGCGCGAGCGCGCGCTGGTCGACCGCGGTCACGCCCAACCGCGCGCCGACGGCCTCGTGGAACGCGACCACCGCCGTGCTCAGCTCACGTCCGAAGTCCCGCCCGTCCATGCGGCTACTTTACCTCGGCTGATATTTCAGTACACTGAACTAAAATATTCGGCTGGTGAGAGGTGTTTATGTCGGAGTTGCTGTTGGCGGCCGAGGTGCCGCGCTGGGCCGGGCGGTTCTACCTGCGGCACTGGGCGCTGGTCGTCGGGTTGTCGCTGGTGGCGTCCGTGCAACGGCTCGTGGTGGTGAACTGGGGCGACCTGGTGCCGAGCGGGGTGGCGTTCGCGTCGGAGGTCGTCGTGGTGGCCGCGCGGGTGCTGCTGGTCGTCGTGATCTGGCGGTTGGCGACCAAGGGGGAGCGGCTGAGGTGGGCGAACGCGCGTTCGTTCGCGGCGCGGCACTGGCCGAGCCTGGTGTGGCAGGGCGTGCTGCTCGCGGCGGCGGTGCTGGTGTTCGACGTCGTCGCCGAGCAGGTGGTCGGCGGGCTGCTGCCCGAGTCGGCGCGCCAGACCTACCTGGCCGTGCTGCTGTTCGTGAAGAACCCGACCGTCATCGCGTTCACGTTCGTGTGGTGGGTGGGGCTGATCCGGCAGGTCGGCGTCAGCCGTCCCGTCCCAGTCGGGTGAGGGCGTCGTCGGTGAGGCGGAAGACGGTCCACTCGTCCATCGGGAGCGCGCCGAGCGACTTGTAGAAGCCGATCGCGGGCGCGTTCCAGTCGAGCACCCACCACTCCAGGCGCGCGTAGCCGCGGGCGACGCACTCCTCGGCGAGCGCTCGCAGCAGCGCCCGGCCGAGCCCGCTCTGGCGCTGGTCCGGCCGCACGTAGAGGTCCTCCAGGTAGACGCCGTGCGTGCCGCGCCAAGTGGAGAAGTTGAGGAACCACAAGGCCATCCCGACGACCTGACCGTCCACTTCGGCCACGTGGCCGAAGAGGGCGGGCGAGGGGCGGAACAGCGCGTCGCGCAGCTGCTCGACGGTCAGGTGGCACTCGTGCCGCGCGCGTTCGTACTCGGCCAGCTCCTCGACCAGGGCGACGACGGCGGGCACGTCCTCCTCGCGGACGCGGCGGACGCGAGGATCAGTCAACGTCGACTTCCCAGGCGGGCACGTTCAGCCGCCGGACCTGCGGGTCGCCGCGCTCGTCGCCGAGCACCGTCGTGCCGGCCGGGTCCAGTCCGAAGTGGACGCCCTCGCTCGGCGGGAGGTTCAGCCAGGTGGCGATGAGCACGCGGCTGAAGTGGCCGTGGCCGACCAGCACCACGTCACCGCTGAGCAGCGCCTGACGTGCCCGGTCGAGCACCTTGACGGCACGCGCGTGCACCTCGTCGTGCGTCTCGCCGCCGGGGACGGCGTGGGTCCAGACCGTCCAACCCGGGTCGGTCTCCCGGATCCGGGGCGTGGTGAGGCCCTCGTAGTCGCCGTAGTTCCACTCGGCGAGCTCCTCGGTGCGCTCGATGTCGTGCAGCCCGGCCAGCTCGGCGGTCCGCCACGCCCGCTGGCGCGGGCTCGTCAGCACCAGCGCGGGCGGCAGGTCGGTGGCGCGCAGCCGGGCCAGCACGGCGCCGGCGCGTCGCGCCTGCTGCACCCCGGCGTCGGTCAGGGGAACGTCGGTCAGCCCGGTGTGCCGACCGCTCTCGGACCACTCGGTTTGACCGTGCCGGAGCAGGTAGACGTGTGAGGTCACGGCCCGAGCTTACGGACGCCGCACCCCGTCACCGGGTCGGGGCACCGGTTGCGGACCGGCGCCCGGGGCGATCCGACGGGCGTGGGCAGCGCGCCCACCTCGCCCCGGGACGCGGAACGGCGCCGACCGGACGATCGTCATCCGGTCGGCGCCGCGCTGGAGCAGGTGATCAGGCCGCGGCCTTGGTCTCCCAGAAGATCTTGTCGATCTGCCCAAAAACCTGCACTGACCACGTATTAGTGGTCCTGATGATCACTGTGGGCCGTACTGGGGCCGTCCGGGCCGTCACGGCGGGAGTAGACCCCGTCGATGACACCCCTCGTGCGCTCGTCGCTGCTCGGCATCAGGTGGGTGTAGGTGCGTAGGGTGAACGAGGCGTCAGCGTGACCCAGCCACTCGGCAACGGCCTTGATCGACTCGCCCTGGTCGAGGAGCACCGACGCGAAGAAGTGCCGGAGGTCGTGCATCCCGTTCTCGTACCGGCCGTGTGGCATGTCAGCCGCCTTGAGCGCCTTCTTCCAGTACTCCCGGTCGAAGTCGTTCGACCTTATAGGCAGCTCACGTACCGACGTGAGAATC
It contains:
- a CDS encoding S1 family peptidase, whose product is MRFTRALSAVVGATTALLSAFALTALAPTASAQEAGGIEPYIIGGGTASDAPWAARLFRNGQQNCSATIIAPQWVLTAQHCVASSGTYTFRIGSLDQTTGGTLATATQIIQHPSVDLALARLDRSVSGTYAPLGTTTAVAVGQTVQLYGWGATCTNQPEINCQARYLKYANTRVTSVNGRDYRGGIAISVSRIDGIAAGGDSGGPMFATSPVDGRRYQVGVASTSDRSSRSNYTAVTRYRDWIRSYAGV
- a CDS encoding SAM-dependent methyltransferase, translated to MQNPPRWVSTNGDVERPNVARLYDYYLGGAHNFAVDREFADRSMNEIPTAAMVQHTRSFLRRAVRLCVAQGIRQFLDLGSGIPTAGNVHEVAQRSDPACRVVYVDNEPATVAHSRTMLRDNAGAAIAEADIRDVGAVLDAPEVRELLDLTRPVAVLMVAILPYLADEDRPVELVRRYRDVLADGSYLVISHLTADEQPELVRKVVGVAAETDSPIVARSKSDVEAMLEGFDLLDPGLVLATKWRGEGEPESGAEAVTYGAVGVKRPTAG
- a CDS encoding MarR family transcriptional regulator — translated: MDGRDFGRELSTAVVAFHEAVGARLGVTAVDQRALALIAGKGPLTAGELAKEINLTPGAVTGVADRLERAGLVRREPDPGDRRRVVISAVPGAFGQVFAGLSAAMDELSARYAPEEQKVIADWVVRAVAVLKEQTRLLGEAGKPSPGRP
- a CDS encoding GNAT family N-acetyltransferase, with translation MTDPRVRRVREEDVPAVVALVEELAEYERARHECHLTVEQLRDALFRPSPALFGHVAEVDGQVVGMALWFLNFSTWRGTHGVYLEDLYVRPDQRQSGLGRALLRALAEECVARGYARLEWWVLDWNAPAIGFYKSLGALPMDEWTVFRLTDDALTRLGRDG
- a CDS encoding histidine phosphatase family protein, with amino-acid sequence MTSHVYLLRHGQTEWSESGRHTGLTDVPLTDAGVQQARRAGAVLARLRATDLPPALVLTSPRQRAWRTAELAGLHDIERTEELAEWNYGDYEGLTTPRIRETDPGWTVWTHAVPGGETHDEVHARAVKVLDRARQALLSGDVVLVGHGHFSRVLIATWLNLPPSEGVHFGLDPAGTTVLGDERGDPQVRRLNVPAWEVDVD